One part of the Flavobacterium johnsoniae UW101 genome encodes these proteins:
- a CDS encoding DUF6714 family protein produces MKKEELIANIQSAFKDVKLEDGIGLWEAQGIDDYADAKTMLELRKKDERENWNAISYKDISLCASSLSFFDAKGMRFCLPKFLIFDILEQQVVDGTEFYSVDVLFTLGYNLDKEYQKRRFSLLDKTQKESITYYLKYKLNAIENRYEKYSADYGSSLDAVCEDPEYFNLYKILNEWEEILRKDK; encoded by the coding sequence ATGAAAAAGGAAGAATTGATTGCAAACATACAATCTGCTTTTAAAGATGTGAAGTTGGAGGATGGAATTGGTCTTTGGGAAGCACAGGGAATAGATGATTATGCTGATGCAAAAACAATGTTAGAGTTAAGAAAGAAGGATGAAAGAGAAAATTGGAATGCTATTTCGTATAAAGATATCTCTCTTTGTGCTAGCTCATTATCGTTTTTTGATGCAAAAGGAATGAGGTTTTGTCTTCCAAAATTTTTAATATTCGATATTTTGGAGCAGCAAGTTGTTGATGGAACAGAATTTTATTCTGTTGATGTTTTATTTACTTTGGGTTATAATTTAGATAAGGAATACCAAAAAAGAAGATTTTCTCTTCTTGATAAAACACAAAAAGAATCTATAACTTATTATCTAAAATATAAATTGAATGCTATAGAGAATAGATACGAAAAATATTCAGCTGATTATGGTTCATCATTAGATGCTGTTTGTGAAGATCCTGAATACTTTAATTTATATAAAATTTTAAACGAGTGGGAAGAAATATTGCGGAAAGATAAATAA
- a CDS encoding helix-turn-helix domain-containing protein → MNISEETFLVNLGVHVRQLREKKGLSQQGLADDCNINKSQIARLEVAKVNTGIKTLVKIANALDIEPKELLDFTLK, encoded by the coding sequence ATGAATATTTCAGAAGAAACTTTTCTCGTTAATCTTGGTGTTCACGTTAGACAATTACGTGAAAAGAAAGGCTTATCTCAACAAGGTTTAGCTGACGACTGTAATATTAACAAATCTCAAATAGCAAGATTAGAAGTTGCTAAAGTAAATACTGGCATAAAAACCCTTGTAAAAATTGCTAATGCTTTAGATATTGAACCTAAAGAATTGCTTGATTTTACTTTGAAATAG